One segment of Cottoperca gobio chromosome 24, fCotGob3.1, whole genome shotgun sequence DNA contains the following:
- the bub1 gene encoding LOW QUALITY PROTEIN: mitotic checkpoint serine/threonine-protein kinase BUB1 (The sequence of the model RefSeq protein was modified relative to this genomic sequence to represent the inferred CDS: inserted 2 bases in 1 codon): MDIASCLQCFESSLSSYTGDDPLDPWDKFVEYLEERLPADGSSGMSLVFHSLVQRFLNVEQYANDIRYVNYCIKCASYYSDPIALYSHVYSKGIGTTTAALYVAWAQQFEKSGMNEQADAVFQKAAENQAQPADTVLNEHRQFQTRTRIQTPVSAGSRTPLQNSHLTNQMSSHREPAAQNKASVDSAPKPSTHQTTLIVSRSETSGAIPSSQDSGVRTVSEYMKDELVCEGSELCFEEIRAERYFHALREKRPKEQREPTKKMLRDNNEFILTVQYYLENINQVCGGLSSPPPSHLLSAVEPAPGLMPDPTQQPFGRPSSRRSLGLRLHAEPSFILEAPAVPDPPRQRHDAGAAATDALRSEASHHPSVLADGSFHLPESSTASGVQTSVHMNLSLHGPACVSAGNTDASFQEHDATHPEVALTPELQEKLNPNLSHTANLSHITPNTSLGFVQATPSRVLPSPTVNTREALDVIMDMFQPRLSWRTRSPHLEFHPADNTTVNKIPFFRMSQMNFRGVSSFSHPPTTAPFTVFQDDTDKENGRAAAPAAVEKSKPIRALAELPVPNKPNDTPVDLMPDESTMWGARYNSLNSLNSLDACPNSTTDFAMLAQFVSTPFTHKSAFNFYEDDENDCDAXADVEDDAFIRRQPKKLRC, translated from the exons ATGGATATTGCCTCCTGTTTACA GTGCTTTGAAAGCAGTTTGAGCTCATATACAGGAGATGACCCGCTGGATCCATGGGACAA GTTTGTGGAGTACCTGGAGGAGAGATTACCTGCAGACGGCAGCAGCGGGATGTCGCTGGTGTTTCACAGTCTTGTACAGAGATTTCTGAATGTCGAGCAATACGCAAATGACATCCGATATGTGAACTACTGCATCAAATGC GCCAGTTATTACTCCGACCCCATCGCGCTGTATAGTCACGTCTACAGTAAGGGCATCGGCACCACGACGGCCGCCCTCTACGTGGCCTGGGCTCAGCAGTTTGAGAAGAGCGGGATGAACGAGCAGGCGGACGCCGTGTTCCAGAAAGCAGCAGAGAACCAAGCACAGCCAGCCGACACGGTTCTCAATGAACACAG GCAGTTTCAAACAAGAACCAGAATCCAGACTCCAGTTTCAG CTGGCAGTCGAACCCCGCTGCAAAACTCCCACTTAACCAACCAGATGTCGTCCCACAGAGAACCTGCAGCTCAAAAcaag GCCTCTGTGGATTCTGCACCCAAACCTTCTACACATCAAACCACCCTGAT AGTGTCTCGCTCTGAGACTTCGGGGGCGATCCCCTCCAGTCAAGACTCCGGTGTGCGCACTGTGTCGGAGTACATGAAGGACGAACTCGTCTGTGAAGGATCTGAGTTGTGCTTTGAGGAGATCCGAGCAGAAAGATACTTCCACGCGCTCCGGGAGAAGCGGCCGAAGGAGCAGAGAGAACCAA cGAAGAAGATGCTGAGGGACAACAACGAGTTCATCCTGACAGTTCAATATTATCTGGAGAACATAAACCAGGTCTGTGGAGGTTTGAGCAGCCCGCCTCCGTCACACCTG CTGTCTGCAGTAGAACCAGCCCCCGGTCTGATGCCTGATCCTACCCAGCAGCCCTTTGGGCGTCCGAGCAGCAGGCGCTCCCTCGGCTTGAGATTACACGCCGAGCCGAGCTTCATCCTAGAAGCTCCCGCCGTCCCCGACCCGCCTCGCCAGCGGCACGACGCCGGGGCCGCTGCCACGGATGCTCTGAGATCAGAAGCTTCCCATCATCCCTCTGTCCTCGCCGACGGAAGCTTTCATCTACCAGAGTCTTCCACGGCGTCCGGCGTCCAGACCTCCGTGCACATGAACCTGTCGCTCCACGGACCCGCCTGCGTCTCTGCCGGGAACACTGACGCTTCCTTCCAGGAGCACGACGCCACACATCC GGAAGTCGCTCTCACGCCGGAGCTCCAGGAGAAACTCAATC CGAACCTGTCTCACACAGCGAACCTGTCTCACATCACTCCCAACACCTCACTGGGCTTCGTTCAGGCGACGCCGTCCAGGGTGCTGCCGTCCCCCACCGTCAACACACGGGAGGCTCTGG ATGTGATCATGGACATGTTCCAGCCCCGACTCTCCTGGAGGACCCGTTCCCCACACCTCGAGTTCCATCCTGCCGACAACACAACGGTAAACAAGATCCCTTTCTTCAGAATGTCTCAAATGAACTTTA GAGGCGTGTCCTCTTTCAGCCACCCCCCCACCACAGCCCCGTTCACCGTCTTCCAGGACGACACGGACAAAGAAAACGGCCG agctgctgctcccgCTGCGGTGGAGAAATCTAAACCAATCAGAGCTCTGGCTGAACTCCCTGTGCCCAACAAACCCAAC gacaCTCCCGTGGACCTGATGCCCGACGAGAGCACCATGTGGGGCGCTCGCTACAACTCCCTCAACTCCCTCAACTCGCTGGATGCGTGTCCCAACAGCACCACAGACTTCGCCATGCTGGCTCAGTTTGTCTCCACGCCGTTCACTCACAAGTCGGCGTTCAACTTCTACGAGGACGATG AGAACGACTGTGACGC TGCAGATGTTGAGGACGATGCTTTCATCAGACGGCAGCCGAAGAAGCTCAG